A single window of Usitatibacter rugosus DNA harbors:
- a CDS encoding Bug family tripartite tricarboxylate transporter substrate binding protein — protein sequence MLKPLTALFAAAGLALSSLASAQAYPSKTIKIIVPFAVGGIADTFGRVIAQKLTETWGQPVVVENKGGAGGNIGADLVAKSPPDGYTLVIGNIGTHAVNPFLMKNMPYDPLKDFVPIAHVLDAEGLLVVNPALPVKTVAELIAYGKANPGKLSYASGGLGTTSHLAGELFKSMSGIDMVHVPYKGNSPAITDVMGGQAQMIFATMPTVIQQAKSGRLRAIATLGKTRAKAVPDVPTIGETLPGFDVANWIGMFAPAGTPREIVDRLNAEVQRIMRAPDVEARLETEGAKFVPTTPETFAAFQKAESAKWAAAIKAAGIKQE from the coding sequence ATGCTGAAGCCGTTGACCGCCCTGTTCGCCGCCGCTGGCCTGGCCTTGTCGTCGCTCGCCTCGGCGCAGGCGTATCCCAGCAAGACCATCAAGATCATCGTGCCCTTCGCCGTGGGCGGCATCGCCGACACGTTCGGACGCGTGATCGCGCAGAAGCTCACAGAGACCTGGGGCCAGCCCGTCGTGGTCGAGAACAAGGGCGGGGCAGGCGGCAACATCGGCGCGGATCTCGTCGCGAAGTCGCCGCCCGATGGCTACACGCTCGTGATCGGCAACATCGGCACGCACGCGGTGAACCCGTTCCTCATGAAGAACATGCCCTACGATCCGCTGAAGGATTTCGTGCCGATCGCGCACGTGCTCGACGCGGAGGGCCTGCTGGTCGTGAATCCCGCGCTGCCGGTGAAGACGGTGGCCGAGCTGATCGCCTACGGCAAGGCGAATCCCGGCAAGCTGAGCTACGCCTCCGGCGGCCTCGGCACCACGAGCCACCTCGCGGGCGAGCTCTTCAAGTCGATGTCGGGTATCGACATGGTCCACGTTCCCTACAAGGGCAACTCGCCGGCGATCACCGACGTGATGGGCGGCCAGGCGCAGATGATCTTCGCGACGATGCCCACCGTGATCCAGCAGGCGAAGTCGGGGCGCCTGCGCGCCATCGCCACGCTCGGCAAGACGCGTGCGAAGGCCGTGCCGGACGTGCCCACCATCGGCGAAACACTCCCGGGCTTCGACGTCGCGAACTGGATCGGGATGTTCGCGCCCGCCGGAACGCCCAGGGAGATCGTCGATCGCCTCAACGCCGAGGTGCAGAGGATCATGCGGGCGCCGGACGTCGAAGCGCGGCTGGAGACCGAGGGCGCGAAGTTCGTCCCCACGACGCCGGAGACCTTCGCCGCGTTCCAGAAAGCCGAGTCCGCCAAATGGGCCGCGGCCATCAAAGCCGCCGGCATCAAGCAGGAATAA
- a CDS encoding iron-containing alcohol dehydrogenase → MATINYLTAIEFDFGASARLKDIAASVGIRRPMLVTDPGLSAGDVMARIRSVLPDAVVFDKTPQNPTEDAVMAAAALFRDSGCDGLVALGGGSPIDLAKGVALMATHDGALEPYAMIRGGLAKITAKIAPVIAVPTTAGTGSEVGRAALITLRDGSKLGFISPHMIPKVAVCDPELTLGLPPRLTAATGMDALTHCIETYLSPRVNPPADAIALDGASRAARWIRTAFIEGGNRDARWNMMMASLQGGLTFQKGLGAVHSMSHPLGGLKAPVLHHGTLNAVILPAVLRFNRSHAAEKIAALERAVGVIGTDLASWIERLNADLGLPPSLRAMGVTDDMIPRMVEGAMQDHSTATNPRSLARADFESLFKQAMH, encoded by the coding sequence ATGGCCACGATCAACTACCTCACCGCGATCGAGTTCGACTTCGGCGCGAGCGCCCGCCTGAAGGACATCGCCGCGTCCGTGGGCATCCGCCGCCCCATGCTGGTGACGGATCCGGGATTGTCTGCCGGCGATGTCATGGCCCGCATTCGATCGGTGCTGCCGGATGCCGTCGTGTTCGACAAGACGCCGCAGAATCCGACGGAGGACGCGGTGATGGCCGCCGCGGCGCTCTTCCGGGATTCGGGTTGCGACGGACTCGTGGCGCTCGGCGGCGGCTCACCCATCGATCTGGCGAAGGGCGTGGCGCTGATGGCCACGCACGACGGAGCACTCGAGCCCTACGCGATGATCCGCGGCGGCCTCGCGAAGATCACCGCGAAGATCGCGCCCGTGATCGCCGTGCCCACGACCGCCGGTACCGGCAGCGAGGTCGGCCGCGCCGCGCTCATCACGCTGCGCGACGGCAGCAAGCTGGGCTTCATCAGCCCGCACATGATCCCGAAGGTTGCGGTGTGCGATCCGGAATTGACGCTGGGGCTGCCGCCCAGGCTCACCGCCGCCACCGGCATGGATGCGCTCACGCATTGCATCGAGACGTATCTCTCGCCGCGCGTGAACCCGCCGGCCGATGCGATCGCGCTCGACGGGGCTTCGCGGGCCGCGCGCTGGATCCGCACCGCGTTCATCGAGGGCGGCAATCGCGACGCGCGATGGAACATGATGATGGCGTCGCTGCAGGGCGGGCTCACGTTCCAGAAGGGACTGGGCGCCGTGCATTCGATGTCGCATCCGTTGGGTGGCTTGAAAGCGCCGGTGCTGCACCACGGGACGCTGAACGCCGTTATCCTGCCTGCGGTGCTTCGGTTCAACCGGTCGCACGCCGCGGAGAAGATCGCGGCGCTCGAACGAGCCGTCGGGGTCATCGGCACCGATCTCGCGAGCTGGATCGAGCGCCTGAACGCGGACCTGGGCCTCCCGCCGTCGCTGCGCGCGATGGGCGTGACCGACGACATGATCCCGCGCATGGTCGAGGGCGCGATGCAGGACCACTCGACCGCTACCAACCCGCGATCGCTCGCGCGCGCGGATTTCGAGAGCCTGTTCAAGCAGGCCATGCACTGA
- a CDS encoding HpcH/HpaI aldolase/citrate lyase family protein codes for MPQRQRRATLFVGALALEALPAALASGADLVCIDLEDAVPPGRKDEAREKMLVHLGGVTVPPAVQLIVRVNAVGTPEGDADVRDVLARAPTVGALLIPKVESADEVRSVARSADATRSTVELYAIIETALGLEGAASIARADPRLKALFFGGFDLSTALGCEMAWEPLLYARSRVVHAAAIRGLEVLDSPFPDVDDLAALLENCSRVRALGMTGKAAKHASQVKTILNAFTPTPGEIAKARKIVAMFREDPTRPLVYEGKLVELPTIKRMERLAALD; via the coding sequence ATGCCGCAGCGACAGAGGCGCGCCACGCTCTTCGTCGGCGCGCTGGCCCTCGAGGCGCTGCCGGCCGCGTTGGCGAGCGGCGCCGACCTCGTCTGCATCGATCTCGAGGATGCGGTGCCGCCCGGCCGCAAGGACGAGGCGCGCGAGAAGATGCTCGTCCATCTCGGTGGCGTGACGGTCCCGCCCGCGGTGCAGCTCATCGTCCGCGTGAATGCGGTTGGAACGCCCGAGGGCGATGCGGACGTCCGCGACGTTCTCGCTCGGGCTCCCACGGTCGGTGCGCTGCTGATTCCTAAAGTCGAGAGTGCGGACGAGGTGAGGTCCGTGGCGCGCTCGGCGGACGCGACGCGTTCCACGGTCGAGCTCTACGCGATCATCGAGACGGCGCTGGGGCTCGAGGGTGCCGCGTCGATCGCGCGCGCCGATCCGCGGCTGAAGGCGCTCTTCTTCGGCGGCTTCGATCTCTCGACGGCGCTGGGATGCGAAATGGCGTGGGAGCCGTTGCTCTATGCCCGCTCGCGCGTCGTCCATGCGGCGGCGATTCGCGGGCTGGAGGTGCTGGACTCGCCCTTCCCCGACGTGGACGACCTGGCGGCCCTGCTCGAGAACTGCTCGCGCGTGCGCGCGCTCGGCATGACCGGCAAGGCGGCCAAGCACGCGAGCCAGGTGAAGACGATCCTCAATGCCTTCACGCCGACGCCCGGCGAGATCGCGAAGGCGCGCAAGATCGTCGCGATGTTCCGCGAGGATCCCACGCGCCCGCTCGTCTACGAAGGCAAGCTGGTGGAGCTGCCCACCATCAAGCGCATGGAGCGGCTCGCCGCCCTCGACTGA
- a CDS encoding RraA family protein, with amino-acid sequence MATVDTRLVSQFLNVSTCNISDALDRLGIEGAPQGVLPIYPTIKIAGPAATLKLVPAGQAQESTVLGTLRAIVKGGAGSVLVIDASENPKVNAYGGVAGATSKHNGLVGCVTDGVVRDVDEYKQYHMPVYARGIAQQSVRGRSSCAGYGIPVKLGGVTVRPGDFIVADDNGTVVVPQERLAEVLAFAQKVKATEDAVIAAIRAGADPMEAHEKVNYDNMLKAQAA; translated from the coding sequence ATGGCCACCGTCGATACCCGCCTCGTCAGCCAGTTCCTCAACGTCTCCACCTGCAACATCTCGGACGCGCTCGACCGCCTCGGCATCGAGGGCGCTCCGCAGGGCGTGCTGCCTATCTATCCCACGATCAAGATCGCCGGTCCCGCCGCCACGCTGAAGTTGGTGCCCGCGGGCCAGGCGCAGGAATCGACCGTGCTCGGGACGCTGCGCGCCATCGTGAAGGGTGGAGCCGGCTCGGTGCTCGTGATCGACGCGTCGGAGAACCCGAAGGTGAATGCGTACGGCGGTGTGGCCGGCGCCACTTCGAAGCACAACGGCCTCGTGGGCTGCGTCACGGACGGCGTGGTGCGCGATGTCGACGAATACAAGCAGTACCACATGCCCGTCTACGCACGCGGCATCGCGCAGCAGTCGGTGCGCGGGCGCTCGTCGTGCGCAGGCTACGGCATTCCGGTGAAGCTGGGCGGCGTCACCGTGCGCCCCGGCGACTTCATCGTGGCCGACGACAACGGCACGGTGGTCGTTCCGCAGGAGCGGCTCGCCGAAGTGCTCGCCTTCGCGCAGAAGGTGAAAGCCACGGAGGACGCCGTCATCGCCGCCATCCGCGCCGGAGCCGACCCGATGGAAGCCCACGAGAAGGTGAACTACGACAACATGTTGAAGGCGCAGGCCGCCTGA
- a CDS encoding LysR substrate-binding domain-containing protein — protein MDLLRSLVALADHGTLKGAAERVGRTQAALSLQMRKLESQAGEALFRKDSRKLVLTEGGDVLLSYARRILALNDDAVQALTRSRVSGDVKFGSSQDFGESWMPTVLAQFRKAHPEVGVEIRVDGGTKLVNAVDAGEIDLALALGLGERANAICIGHLPLVWIAHRDFGWNKREPLPLALFTSPCRFRTKAIAELDAAGVRWNIGLTSPSLYGVWAAVNAGLGVTVRTPEGLLPELEVVDRKFGLPNLGSVDVSLYLAKGARSPAVMNLVELLRERLAQRIVELDARTPNGVIARRPGRFGVVVGRKRAPAIAA, from the coding sequence ATGGACCTGCTCCGCTCGCTGGTGGCCCTCGCGGACCACGGCACGCTGAAGGGCGCCGCCGAGCGCGTCGGCCGCACCCAGGCCGCACTCTCGCTGCAGATGCGCAAGCTCGAATCGCAGGCCGGCGAAGCGCTCTTTCGCAAGGACTCGCGCAAGCTCGTCCTCACCGAAGGCGGCGATGTACTGCTCTCTTACGCGCGGCGCATCCTCGCCCTCAATGACGACGCGGTGCAGGCCCTCACGCGCTCCCGTGTTTCCGGCGACGTGAAGTTCGGCTCGTCACAGGATTTCGGCGAGTCGTGGATGCCCACGGTGCTCGCGCAATTCCGCAAGGCGCATCCCGAGGTGGGCGTCGAGATCCGCGTCGACGGCGGCACCAAGCTCGTCAACGCAGTGGATGCGGGCGAGATCGACCTCGCGCTCGCCCTCGGCCTGGGTGAGCGCGCGAACGCGATCTGCATCGGCCACCTGCCGCTGGTGTGGATCGCGCACCGCGACTTCGGGTGGAACAAGCGCGAGCCGCTGCCGCTCGCGCTCTTCACCTCACCGTGCCGTTTCCGCACCAAGGCCATCGCGGAGCTCGATGCCGCGGGCGTGCGCTGGAACATCGGCCTCACCTCGCCCAGCCTCTACGGCGTGTGGGCCGCGGTGAATGCCGGCCTCGGTGTCACGGTGCGAACCCCGGAAGGCCTGCTGCCCGAGCTGGAAGTGGTCGACCGCAAGTTCGGCCTTCCGAACCTCGGCAGCGTCGACGTCTCGCTCTATCTCGCGAAGGGCGCGCGTTCGCCCGCCGTCATGAACCTGGTGGAGCTGTTGCGCGAGCGGCTGGCGCAACGCATCGTCGAGCTCGATGCGCGCACGCCCAACGGGGTGATCGCGCGGCGCCCGGGGCGCTTCGGTGTCGTCGTAGGACGAAAGCGCGCGCCCGCGATCGCGGCGTAA
- a CDS encoding DMT family transporter — MRSFALVALLALLWGGSYPLLKLAVETIPPMTVVAIRSLVGGLFLLALLGPRIRLFADVSSGASLRALSIQSAFNCIIPWILVAHAMREIDAGLASILNSLSPIFIFLITALITRHEAVTARKGVGVVLGLSGVLAIVGLDALENVGTKTVAELACVAGSLSYAIAGVIGVRFAKVTPLVPAAGTTLLAAAVMIPLALLLEHPWNATPSMRSLLAVLASAILSTGLAMVVYFKLLATVGSIAMSSQAYLRIVVGVGLGIAFLGERPTTSMWIGLCLVVAGVVAMTLPSRKPASITRPSP; from the coding sequence GTGAGATCCTTCGCGCTCGTCGCCCTCCTCGCCCTGCTCTGGGGCGGCTCCTACCCGCTGCTCAAGCTCGCCGTCGAGACGATCCCGCCGATGACGGTGGTCGCTATCCGCTCGCTCGTGGGCGGGCTTTTTCTCCTGGCGTTACTCGGGCCGCGCATTCGCCTCTTCGCCGACGTGAGCTCGGGCGCGTCGCTGCGGGCCCTTTCGATCCAGTCCGCGTTCAACTGCATCATTCCGTGGATCCTCGTCGCGCATGCGATGCGCGAGATCGACGCGGGGCTGGCGTCGATCCTGAATTCCCTCTCGCCGATCTTCATCTTCCTCATCACGGCGCTCATCACGCGGCATGAAGCGGTGACGGCGCGAAAGGGCGTGGGCGTGGTGCTCGGGTTGAGCGGCGTGCTCGCGATCGTGGGGCTCGATGCGCTCGAGAACGTCGGCACGAAGACGGTGGCGGAGCTGGCGTGCGTGGCGGGATCGCTGTCCTACGCGATCGCCGGCGTGATCGGCGTGCGCTTCGCGAAGGTCACACCGCTCGTGCCCGCGGCCGGGACAACGCTCCTCGCAGCGGCGGTGATGATCCCGCTCGCGTTGCTGCTGGAGCATCCGTGGAACGCGACGCCTTCGATGCGCTCGCTGCTCGCGGTGCTGGCGAGCGCGATCCTCTCGACGGGACTCGCGATGGTCGTCTACTTCAAGCTGCTCGCGACCGTGGGCTCGATCGCGATGTCGAGCCAGGCCTACCTCCGGATCGTGGTCGGCGTGGGGCTCGGCATCGCCTTCCTCGGCGAGCGGCCGACGACCAGCATGTGGATCGGCCTCTGTCTCGTGGTCGCGGGCGTGGTGGCGATGACGCTGCCGTCGCGCAAGCCCGCTTCCATCACGCGCCCGTCACCGTAA
- a CDS encoding organic hydroperoxide resistance protein, with protein MDTIKPLYTATASATGGRNGHTQSSDGMVSVDLSVPKEMGGPGKPDTATPEHLFAAGYAACFGGALDFVAKKQKKNASGATITCAVSIGPRDGGGFGLSVKLAVEDKTIPTAELRALALEAHEQICPYSHATRNNVPVEVTVTGA; from the coding sequence ATGGACACGATCAAGCCCCTCTACACCGCGACCGCCAGCGCCACCGGCGGCCGCAACGGCCACACGCAGTCGAGCGACGGGATGGTGAGCGTCGATCTCTCCGTGCCGAAGGAGATGGGCGGCCCCGGCAAGCCCGACACCGCCACGCCCGAGCACCTGTTCGCCGCGGGCTACGCAGCGTGTTTCGGCGGCGCGCTCGACTTCGTGGCGAAGAAGCAGAAGAAGAACGCGAGCGGCGCCACGATCACCTGCGCCGTGTCCATCGGCCCGCGTGACGGCGGCGGCTTCGGCCTTTCGGTAAAGCTTGCCGTCGAGGACAAGACGATTCCCACGGCGGAGCTCCGGGCGCTGGCGCTCGAGGCGCACGAGCAGATCTGCCCGTACTCGCACGCCACGCGCAACAACGTGCCGGTGGAAGTTACGGTGACGGGCGCGTGA
- a CDS encoding DEAD/DEAH box helicase, with protein sequence MPKSPAPDTNPPVPDNAFQALGLDPRIVAALTALGYEEPTPIQQQTIPPLIEGKDLLGQAATGTGKTAAFALPILQRIVNEGRVDGSPTAVVLVPTRELAMQVAEAVHRYGKSLGVRVLPVYGGQPIGRQLHAMRAGVDVVIATPGRALDHLRRGSLQMGGVRIVVLDEADEMLDMGFAEDIEAVLKESPATRQTVLFSATMPPRIEAIAKRNQREPVVRIRIAKAPVKAGEAPKVRQQAYLIPRSSKMTTLGRVLDLESPAAAIVFCRTRTEVDELSETLSARGYKAEALHGGMTQEARDKVMRRVRSGDSELLIATDVAARGLDIDRLTHVINYDLPAEPEAYVHRIGRVGRAGREGVAITFVEPREHHGLRNIERLTKHKIDIAKVPTAADLKARKLELTLVALREALVTDDNEHYRVAVDSLSGDYDPVQIAMAAVKLYHQATVGESENEPDVVDVPTPPPRNPWSGDKPSKHPYRAHDKASSDGSSPLRRGKGGPNLDMTRIFIGAGRESGVRPQDLVGAIANEAGVAGSLIGAIQITDRFSLVEVPADTADQVIKALGKSTLRGKKVPVRRDKSD encoded by the coding sequence ATGCCTAAATCCCCCGCACCCGACACGAATCCCCCCGTACCCGACAACGCCTTCCAGGCCCTCGGCCTGGATCCGCGCATCGTCGCCGCGCTGACCGCGCTGGGCTACGAAGAGCCCACCCCCATCCAGCAGCAGACGATCCCGCCCCTCATCGAAGGGAAGGATCTTCTCGGCCAGGCGGCCACTGGCACCGGAAAGACCGCCGCGTTCGCGCTGCCGATCCTGCAGCGCATCGTGAACGAGGGCCGCGTCGACGGCAGCCCGACGGCCGTCGTGCTCGTGCCCACGCGCGAGCTCGCCATGCAAGTGGCCGAGGCCGTGCATCGCTACGGCAAGTCCCTCGGCGTTCGCGTGCTTCCTGTTTACGGCGGCCAGCCGATCGGCCGGCAGCTTCACGCCATGCGAGCCGGCGTGGATGTCGTGATCGCAACGCCGGGCCGTGCGTTGGACCACCTGCGCCGGGGCAGCCTGCAGATGGGGGGCGTGCGCATCGTGGTGCTCGACGAAGCCGACGAGATGCTCGACATGGGCTTCGCCGAGGACATCGAGGCGGTGCTGAAGGAATCGCCGGCCACGCGCCAGACGGTGCTCTTCTCCGCGACGATGCCGCCGCGCATCGAAGCCATCGCCAAGCGCAACCAGCGCGAGCCGGTGGTGAGGATCCGCATCGCGAAGGCGCCGGTGAAGGCCGGCGAGGCGCCGAAGGTCCGGCAGCAGGCTTATCTCATTCCGCGCTCGTCGAAGATGACCACGCTCGGCCGCGTGCTCGACCTCGAGTCGCCGGCCGCCGCGATCGTCTTCTGCCGCACGCGCACCGAGGTGGACGAGCTCTCCGAGACGCTCTCGGCGCGCGGCTACAAGGCCGAAGCGCTGCACGGCGGCATGACGCAGGAGGCGCGGGACAAAGTGATGCGCCGCGTGCGTTCGGGTGACTCCGAGCTGCTGATCGCCACCGACGTCGCGGCTCGCGGCCTCGACATCGACCGCCTCACGCACGTCATCAACTACGACCTGCCCGCGGAGCCCGAGGCTTATGTGCACCGCATCGGCCGCGTCGGACGTGCGGGACGTGAAGGTGTCGCGATCACGTTCGTCGAGCCGCGCGAGCATCACGGGCTTCGCAACATCGAGCGCCTCACCAAGCACAAGATCGACATCGCCAAGGTTCCGACCGCGGCGGACCTCAAGGCCCGCAAGCTCGAGCTCACGCTGGTGGCCTTGCGCGAAGCGCTGGTGACCGACGATAACGAGCACTATCGCGTCGCCGTCGATTCGCTCTCGGGCGACTACGATCCCGTCCAGATCGCGATGGCCGCGGTGAAGCTCTATCACCAGGCCACGGTGGGTGAAAGCGAGAACGAGCCGGACGTGGTCGATGTTCCGACGCCTCCGCCGCGCAATCCGTGGAGCGGCGACAAGCCCTCCAAGCATCCGTACCGCGCGCACGACAAGGCCTCGAGCGACGGCTCTTCGCCGCTGCGCCGCGGCAAGGGCGGCCCCAATCTCGACATGACCCGCATCTTCATCGGCGCGGGCCGCGAGTCGGGCGTGCGTCCGCAGGATCTCGTCGGCGCCATCGCCAACGAGGCCGGTGTCGCGGGGAGCCTCATCGGCGCGATCCAGATCACCGACCGCTTCTCGCTGGTGGAAGTGCCGGCGGACACGGCCGACCAGGTGATCAAGGCCCTCGGCAAGAGCACCCTTCGCGGCAAGAAGGTCCCAGTCCGCCGAGACAAGTCCGACTGA
- a CDS encoding GntR family transcriptional regulator: MPTSPEIAQRIVEAILSEKLAPGSRLGEQPLADLFKVSRTLVREALMRLAARGIVTVNARRGWFVLQPSEAEAREAFEARQVIETGLLRQLKSLPPASLKRLRGHIFKEKQAIKSGDVGTRSYLLGDFHVCLAETLGNSLLADTLRDLTARTTLISMLYQSTHQAEQSCREHEEIVAALAKGEMARAERLMRAHIGAVEAGIDVSAAPDPLEKLREALKPVAAHEQPLGRKRLPKSPAQETRS, from the coding sequence ATGCCTACCTCTCCCGAAATCGCGCAGCGCATCGTCGAAGCGATCCTCTCGGAGAAGCTCGCGCCCGGCTCGCGGCTGGGCGAACAACCCCTCGCAGACCTCTTCAAGGTGAGCCGCACGCTGGTGCGGGAGGCGCTGATGCGCCTCGCCGCCCGCGGCATCGTCACCGTCAACGCCCGGCGCGGCTGGTTCGTGCTGCAGCCCTCGGAGGCGGAAGCGCGCGAAGCCTTCGAAGCCCGACAGGTGATCGAGACGGGGCTGCTGCGCCAGTTGAAATCCCTCCCGCCGGCAAGCCTCAAGCGCCTGCGCGGCCACATCTTCAAGGAGAAGCAGGCGATCAAGTCCGGCGACGTCGGCACGCGCAGCTACCTCCTCGGCGATTTCCACGTGTGCCTGGCCGAGACGCTCGGCAACTCGCTGCTCGCCGACACGCTGCGCGACCTCACGGCACGAACCACTTTGATCTCGATGCTGTACCAGTCCACGCACCAGGCGGAGCAATCGTGCCGCGAGCACGAGGAGATCGTCGCGGCGCTCGCCAAGGGCGAGATGGCCCGCGCCGAGCGCCTGATGCGCGCCCATATCGGCGCGGTGGAAGCCGGCATCGACGTATCCGCGGCACCCGACCCATTAGAGAAGCTGCGCGAGGCCCTGAAGCCCGTCGCCGCTCACGAGCAGCCCCTCGGCAGGAAGAGACTCCCGAAATCCCCAGCCCAGGAGACTCGCTCATGA
- a CDS encoding transporter substrate-binding domain-containing protein, whose product MKLAHIAVALVAAATLATLPARAELDDVKKAGVLKVAVPQDFPPFGTVGPDLKPLGYDIDVAEMLAKDLGVKVELVPVTSANRIPYLTTKKVDLVISSLGKNPDREKVIDFSTAYAPFYNGVFGAADQKVTKVEELAGKSVGVTRGSVEDLELTKIIPASATVKRYEDNNGTISAFLSGQVDVIATGNVVAAAILARNPPKRPEVKFLIKNSPCYVGLNKGEPKLLAAVDAAIAKAKADGRLAKISQKWLGTGLPADL is encoded by the coding sequence ATGAAGCTCGCACACATCGCCGTCGCATTGGTGGCCGCGGCCACGCTCGCCACACTCCCCGCCCGCGCCGAGTTGGACGACGTCAAGAAAGCCGGCGTCCTCAAGGTCGCCGTCCCGCAGGACTTCCCGCCCTTCGGCACCGTCGGCCCCGATCTCAAGCCGCTCGGCTACGACATCGACGTCGCCGAGATGCTCGCCAAGGACCTCGGCGTGAAGGTGGAGCTGGTGCCGGTCACGAGCGCCAACCGCATCCCGTACCTCACGACGAAGAAGGTCGACCTCGTCATCTCGAGCCTCGGCAAGAATCCGGACCGCGAGAAGGTCATCGATTTCTCGACGGCCTACGCGCCCTTCTACAACGGCGTCTTCGGCGCGGCGGACCAGAAGGTCACCAAGGTCGAGGAGCTCGCGGGCAAGTCGGTCGGCGTGACGCGCGGCTCGGTGGAAGACCTCGAGCTCACGAAGATCATCCCGGCCTCGGCCACGGTGAAGCGCTACGAGGACAACAACGGCACGATCTCCGCCTTCCTCTCGGGGCAGGTCGACGTCATCGCGACGGGCAACGTCGTGGCCGCAGCGATCCTCGCGAGGAACCCGCCGAAGCGCCCCGAAGTGAAGTTCCTCATCAAGAACTCGCCGTGCTACGTGGGCTTGAACAAGGGCGAGCCGAAGCTGCTCGCCGCCGTGGATGCCGCCATCGCCAAGGCCAAGGCCGACGGGCGCCTCGCGAAGATCTCCCAGAAGTGGCTGGGGACGGGGTTGCCGGCAGACTTGTAA
- a CDS encoding amino acid ABC transporter permease — protein sequence MAYTFDFVDVFKYTDVLAKGVVLTVTLIGVGGTLGIAVGIFGAWARGYSRLPWLDWIVGAYVELVRNTPFLIQLFFIFFGLPSLGVKLTELQAALIAMVFNLGAYSTEIIRAGIESITRGQLEAGASLAMSRLQVFKHVVLGPALQKIWPALTSQLVIVMFGSAVCSQIAVEELTFAANFIQSRNFRAFEVYFVATGVYLVLAIVLRQAMRGLGAWLVFGRRSP from the coding sequence ATGGCCTACACGTTCGATTTCGTCGACGTCTTCAAGTACACCGACGTCCTCGCGAAAGGGGTCGTGCTCACGGTCACGCTGATCGGCGTGGGCGGGACGCTCGGCATCGCGGTGGGAATCTTCGGGGCTTGGGCGCGCGGCTATAGCCGGCTGCCGTGGCTGGATTGGATCGTCGGGGCGTATGTCGAGCTGGTGCGAAACACGCCCTTCCTGATCCAGCTCTTCTTCATCTTCTTCGGATTGCCGAGCCTGGGCGTGAAGCTGACCGAGCTGCAGGCGGCGCTGATCGCGATGGTGTTCAACCTCGGCGCCTACTCTACCGAGATCATCCGCGCGGGTATCGAGTCGATCACGCGCGGCCAGCTCGAGGCGGGCGCGAGCCTCGCGATGTCGCGGCTGCAGGTCTTCAAGCACGTGGTGCTTGGGCCCGCGCTGCAGAAGATCTGGCCCGCGCTCACGAGCCAGCTCGTGATCGTGATGTTCGGCTCGGCGGTGTGCTCGCAGATCGCCGTGGAGGAGCTCACGTTCGCGGCGAACTTCATCCAGTCGCGCAACTTCCGCGCCTTCGAGGTGTACTTCGTGGCGACCGGCGTGTATCTCGTCCTCGCGATCGTGCTGCGGCAGGCGATGCGCGGGCTGGGTGCGTGGCTCGTCTTCGGGAGGCGCTCGCCATGA
- a CDS encoding amino acid ABC transporter permease — translation MMEFTLWDVVRNLLLAARWTIALSLTAFVLGGIVGLLVLFARVSKSKGLRVGAIGFIELFQGTPLLMQLFLAFFGLSLLGLQTSPWVAAALALTFWTAAFLAEIWRGCVESIPRGQWEASASLAMGYLQQMRYVILPQALRVTIAPTIGFSVQVVKGTALASIIGFVELSKASTMITNATFKPFTVYAVTALLYFALCWPLSAWSRRLERKLGGSHLH, via the coding sequence ATGATGGAGTTCACCCTCTGGGACGTGGTGAGGAACCTCCTGCTCGCCGCACGCTGGACGATCGCGCTCTCGCTCACGGCGTTCGTGCTGGGCGGCATCGTCGGGCTGCTGGTGCTCTTCGCGCGCGTGTCGAAGTCGAAGGGCCTGCGCGTGGGGGCGATCGGCTTCATCGAGCTCTTCCAGGGCACGCCGTTGCTGATGCAGCTCTTCCTCGCGTTCTTCGGCCTCTCGCTGCTGGGGCTGCAGACCTCGCCGTGGGTGGCCGCGGCGCTCGCCCTCACGTTCTGGACCGCGGCGTTCCTCGCCGAGATCTGGCGCGGCTGCGTGGAGTCGATCCCGCGCGGGCAATGGGAAGCGTCGGCGAGCCTCGCGATGGGCTACCTGCAGCAGATGCGCTACGTGATCCTGCCGCAGGCGTTGCGCGTGACCATCGCGCCGACGATCGGGTTCTCCGTGCAGGTCGTGAAGGGCACGGCGCTCGCCTCGATCATCGGCTTCGTCGAGCTCTCGAAGGCGAGCACGATGATCACCAACGCGACCTTCAAGCCGTTCACCGTGTATGCGGTGACGGCCCTCCTCTATTTCGCGCTCTGCTGGCCGCTGTCGGCCTGGAGCCGGCGCCTCGAAAGGAAGCTCGGTGGCTCTCATCTCCATTGA